One genomic window of uncultured delta proteobacterium includes the following:
- the cheV gene encoding Chemotaxis protein CheV — MTQEISVLDAASNELEIIEFYIEEVLADGSRYTSYFGMNVAKVLSIIRRPVVTGVPGNHHPAALGTFNLRGRVLPLVDLAMWLGKKTEVNDNWKVIVTEFAGWTTAFLVSGVTRIHRMTWSQVEPPGKHLQTFSHDCITGVVRFENRIVFLLDMEQVISSMNPKLSMEAQTEHVDAAGIGEGYTILMADDSASVRHTIAKALARAGFTVIQTTCGREAWDELVDIKKTAAAENKPLTEFVNLIISDIEMPEMDGHALTRKIKDDPELKTLPVILFSSLISEVVLEKGRQAGADAQLSKPDLPELALRAGKIIKEFQGGK, encoded by the coding sequence ATGACACAGGAAATCAGCGTGCTTGACGCTGCTTCCAACGAGTTGGAAATCATCGAGTTTTACATCGAGGAAGTTCTGGCCGACGGCAGCAGATACACGAGCTATTTCGGCATGAACGTGGCGAAAGTGCTCAGCATTATCCGCCGCCCTGTCGTGACCGGGGTTCCCGGCAACCACCACCCGGCGGCCCTGGGCACGTTCAACCTGCGCGGCAGGGTGCTGCCCCTGGTGGATCTCGCCATGTGGCTCGGTAAAAAAACCGAGGTGAACGACAACTGGAAGGTCATTGTCACGGAATTCGCGGGGTGGACCACGGCGTTCCTCGTTTCCGGGGTTACCCGCATCCACCGCATGACCTGGAGCCAGGTGGAACCGCCCGGCAAGCACCTGCAAACCTTCAGCCACGACTGCATCACGGGCGTCGTGCGGTTTGAGAACCGCATCGTGTTCCTGCTGGACATGGAACAGGTCATCTCCAGCATGAACCCCAAACTCAGCATGGAAGCCCAGACCGAACACGTCGACGCCGCCGGCATCGGGGAAGGCTACACCATCCTGATGGCCGACGACTCGGCCTCCGTCCGCCATACCATTGCCAAGGCCCTGGCCAGGGCGGGGTTCACGGTCATCCAGACCACCTGTGGCCGGGAAGCCTGGGACGAGCTTGTGGACATCAAAAAAACCGCGGCTGCTGAAAACAAACCCCTCACGGAGTTCGTGAACCTTATCATCTCGGACATTGAAATGCCGGAAATGGACGGCCACGCCCTGACCCGGAAAATCAAGGACGACCCGGAGCTCAAAACGCTGCCGGTCATCCTGTTCTCCTCCCTCATTTCCGAGGTGGTGCTCGAAAAAGGCCGCCAGGCGGGCGCGGACGCCCAGCTCTCCAAGCCGGACCTGCCCGAACTCGCGCTGCGCGCGGGCAAGATAATCAAGGAATTCCAGGGCGGAAAGTAA
- a CDS encoding exported hypothetical protein (Evidence 5 : No homology to any previously reported sequences) — MHATVMKPLTRLALYLCIALFALSAAGCHWPRHGHASRGYSHHGYRSAPPRHAAPHSGWRHGGPSHGHSRPTHSRR; from the coding sequence ATGCATGCAACGGTAATGAAGCCGCTAACCAGACTGGCGCTGTATCTGTGCATCGCGCTGTTCGCTCTCTCCGCCGCCGGGTGCCACTGGCCGAGGCACGGCCACGCCTCAAGAGGATATTCGCACCACGGATACAGGTCCGCGCCGCCCAGGCACGCGGCGCCCCATTCCGGGTGGCGTCACGGGGGGCCGTCCCACGGGCATTCACGCCCGACGCATTCCAGGCGGTAA
- a CDS encoding conserved exported hypothetical protein (Evidence 4 : Homologs of previously reported genes of unknown function), translating into MIRRAFHIVLLSLLLLCPAGCALLDPGPPMVSVILPSQLPQPSQAGRLPVQLLVTRPAVDGTPSSDRILALMNGYEVRALDSAKWVTPVQAIVQRQVVDALESTQRLAGVGWEESSLDQKYRLSTDIRRFFLRYDHENVLPVVDTAMVFSLVRSDTGKVIARRLVRMEEPCRDNTLDSFVAAFGQAMTKTLAQMTEWTVTTLETDLAADGKKK; encoded by the coding sequence ATGATCCGCAGAGCATTCCATATAGTCTTGTTGAGCCTTCTTTTGCTGTGTCCCGCCGGGTGCGCCCTGCTGGACCCTGGCCCGCCCATGGTCAGCGTGATTTTACCCTCCCAGTTGCCTCAGCCCTCCCAGGCCGGGCGGCTGCCCGTGCAGCTGCTGGTGACCAGGCCCGCCGTGGACGGCACCCCCAGTTCGGACCGCATCCTGGCCCTCATGAACGGCTACGAGGTCCGCGCGCTGGACTCGGCCAAATGGGTAACCCCGGTTCAGGCCATTGTGCAGCGCCAGGTCGTGGACGCCCTGGAATCCACCCAGCGCCTCGCGGGCGTGGGCTGGGAAGAGAGCAGTCTGGACCAGAAATACCGGCTTTCCACGGACATCCGGCGGTTCTTCCTGCGCTATGACCATGAGAACGTCTTGCCCGTGGTCGATACCGCCATGGTGTTTTCCCTGGTCCGGTCGGATACGGGCAAGGTTATTGCCCGCCGTCTGGTCCGGATGGAAGAGCCGTGCCGGGACAACACCCTGGATTCCTTTGTGGCGGCGTTCGGGCAGGCCATGACCAAAACCCTGGCCCAGATGACGGAATGGACGGTGACCACCCTGGAAACCGATCTGGCGGCGGACGGTAAAAAGAAATAA
- a CDS encoding putative Mammalian cell entry related domain protein (Evidence 3 : Function proposed based on presence of conserved amino acid motif, structural feature or limited homology), whose amino-acid sequence METKASYVVVGAFSLLVVAAALLFVLWAAKNSKGDLREYEVVFRQSVAGLSTGSAVSLEGVRIGQVSAIKVSPADPGQVIVRVQVAADAPIRQNSQATLEPQGVTGMSIVAISGGSADSPLLADIPEQIERIPARPSKLQEIMNSVPSILASLDEVVQRANQLISPENTESFGKLLTAVTEIAETLAQNKDSIGKGMAGFGDAGQSFAESGKRLEKFMASAQTLVDKDIRSAAKSFDKASVQLGNMAGSVEPGLSRFSRDSVEELHRLLVEARQLMTHLSSLTQKLESDPRRFLLGNPVPEFSVP is encoded by the coding sequence ATGGAAACAAAAGCCAGTTATGTGGTTGTGGGCGCGTTCTCGCTGCTGGTCGTCGCGGCCGCGCTGCTGTTCGTGCTGTGGGCGGCCAAGAACTCCAAAGGCGACCTGCGCGAGTATGAAGTAGTTTTCCGCCAGAGCGTCGCGGGTCTTTCCACGGGCAGCGCGGTCTCGCTTGAAGGGGTGCGCATAGGCCAGGTCTCGGCGATCAAGGTCAGCCCGGCGGACCCGGGCCAGGTGATCGTGCGCGTGCAGGTGGCGGCGGATGCCCCCATCCGGCAGAATTCCCAGGCCACGCTTGAACCGCAGGGCGTCACGGGCATGAGCATCGTGGCCATTTCCGGCGGCTCGGCGGACAGCCCCCTGCTTGCCGACATCCCGGAGCAGATCGAGCGCATCCCCGCCCGCCCCTCGAAGCTCCAGGAAATCATGAACAGTGTGCCCTCCATCCTGGCGTCGCTTGACGAGGTCGTGCAGCGGGCGAACCAGCTCATCTCGCCGGAAAATACCGAATCCTTCGGCAAACTGCTGACCGCGGTCACGGAAATCGCCGAAACGCTGGCCCAGAACAAGGACAGCATAGGCAAGGGCATGGCCGGGTTCGGCGACGCGGGCCAGAGTTTCGCCGAATCGGGCAAGCGGCTGGAAAAATTCATGGCCAGCGCCCAGACCCTGGTGGATAAAGATATCCGCAGCGCGGCCAAATCTTTCGACAAAGCTTCCGTCCAACTCGGGAACATGGCCGGGTCCGTCGAGCCGGGCCTGTCCCGTTTCTCCCGCGACAGCGTGGAAGAGCTGCACCGCCTCCTGGTGGAGGCCCGGCAGCTGATGACCCACCTCTCCTCCCTTACCCAGAAGCTGGAGAGCGACCCGCGCAGATTCCTGCTCGGCAACCCCGTACCGGAGTTTTCAGTGCCATGA
- a CDS encoding ABC transporter related: MSAVTEKITPAREVAVSLRGVSNSFGPNVIHENLDLDIYKNEILGLIGGSGAGKSVLLRAILWLRPPQAGEISVMGANLKSATDEDWQRIRRQWGVLFQDGALFSSLTVEENIEAPLREFTSLSKRLMREIAAMKIHMVGLPPKAATLFPSELSGGMRKRAGLARALALDPALLFLDEPTAGLDPLGAAAFDELLLSLRDTLGLTVCMVTHDLDSLHAVCDRIAVLAEKHIYATGTIAELTKNPYPWIQEYFNGPRGRAVTQKDCGTGGGNHKG; encoded by the coding sequence ATGAGCGCCGTTACGGAAAAAATAACGCCCGCCAGGGAGGTTGCGGTCTCGCTGCGCGGGGTCTCCAACAGCTTCGGCCCCAACGTGATCCATGAAAACCTGGACCTGGACATCTACAAGAACGAGATCCTCGGGCTGATCGGCGGGTCCGGGGCCGGTAAATCCGTGCTGCTCCGGGCCATTCTCTGGCTGCGGCCGCCGCAGGCCGGGGAGATATCGGTCATGGGCGCCAACCTCAAGAGCGCCACGGACGAAGACTGGCAGCGCATCCGCCGCCAATGGGGCGTCCTCTTCCAGGACGGCGCCCTGTTCTCTTCCCTGACCGTGGAGGAAAACATCGAAGCGCCCTTGCGGGAATTCACCTCGCTCTCAAAGCGCCTCATGCGGGAAATCGCGGCCATGAAAATCCACATGGTCGGGTTGCCGCCCAAAGCCGCCACGCTGTTCCCTTCGGAGCTTTCCGGCGGCATGCGCAAACGCGCCGGGCTCGCGCGGGCCCTTGCCCTTGACCCCGCGTTGCTGTTCCTGGACGAGCCCACGGCAGGGCTCGACCCGCTCGGCGCGGCGGCGTTCGACGAGTTGCTGCTGAGCCTGCGGGATACGTTGGGCCTTACCGTCTGCATGGTCACGCACGATCTGGATTCCCTCCACGCCGTCTGCGACCGGATAGCCGTGCTCGCGGAAAAGCATATTTACGCCACGGGAACCATTGCGGAACTGACCAAGAACCCGTACCCCTGGATTCAGGAATATTTCAACGGCCCCAGAGGCCGCGCGGTTACGCAAAAGGATTGCGGAACCGGGGGAGGGAACCACAAGGGGTGA
- a CDS encoding conserved membrane hypothetical protein (Evidence 4 : Homologs of previously reported genes of unknown function), translating to MADTAPISGSERRKHRREGPDALSFSLSRGGSGGVVLKATGEWSAQTVGQVEKRLRKELAGHPQPQAVDLKGVTRLDTTGALLFQEVLGAQKNEFITDDPLHRRLLDIALESPGPGLPAKEGKHALGVGFLNDLGKTITDESRLAVRMVGFLGEYLVTSFQLAVKPHKLPFTSLVYHMQQVGVSAVPIVALLSFLIGLVIAYMGAQQLAMFGAEIFTIKLVEITTLRELGVLLTSIVIAGRSGSSFTAQIGAMVANEEVAAMQTMGLSPMLRLVFPRITALVLMLPALVFLADIMSILGGGVAALTIMDMTPASYAARMQADINLNNLLVGMVKTPFFAVIIGVIGCFQGFQVTGSAESVGRLTTHSVVEAIFMVIVCDAMFALFFTGIGV from the coding sequence ATGGCTGACACTGCCCCCATATCCGGCTCCGAGAGACGGAAACACAGACGCGAAGGGCCGGACGCCCTGTCGTTTTCCCTGTCCCGCGGGGGAAGCGGCGGCGTGGTCCTGAAGGCAACCGGGGAGTGGTCCGCCCAGACCGTCGGCCAGGTGGAGAAGCGGCTCCGCAAGGAGCTTGCGGGGCATCCGCAGCCGCAGGCCGTGGACCTCAAGGGGGTGACCCGGCTGGATACCACGGGCGCGCTTCTGTTCCAGGAAGTGCTCGGCGCGCAAAAAAATGAATTTATAACGGATGATCCCCTGCACAGGCGCCTGCTCGACATCGCGCTGGAATCCCCCGGTCCGGGGCTGCCGGCAAAGGAGGGGAAGCACGCGCTCGGCGTGGGTTTCCTCAACGACCTCGGCAAGACCATCACGGATGAATCGCGCCTTGCGGTCCGCATGGTCGGGTTCCTCGGGGAGTACCTCGTCACCTCCTTCCAGCTCGCGGTCAAACCCCATAAGCTCCCCTTCACCTCCCTGGTCTACCACATGCAGCAGGTCGGGGTTTCGGCCGTGCCCATCGTGGCGCTGCTCTCCTTTCTCATCGGGCTTGTCATCGCCTACATGGGCGCGCAACAACTGGCCATGTTCGGGGCGGAGATTTTCACCATCAAGCTGGTGGAAATAACCACCTTGCGCGAGCTGGGCGTGCTCTTGACCTCAATCGTCATTGCGGGCCGTTCCGGTTCATCCTTTACCGCCCAGATCGGGGCCATGGTCGCCAACGAGGAAGTGGCCGCCATGCAGACCATGGGGCTTTCCCCCATGCTGCGGCTTGTATTCCCGCGCATCACCGCGCTGGTGCTCATGCTCCCGGCCCTGGTGTTTTTGGCGGACATCATGAGCATCCTCGGCGGCGGGGTGGCGGCCCTGACCATCATGGACATGACGCCCGCGTCTTACGCCGCCCGCATGCAGGCCGACATCAACCTGAACAACCTTTTGGTGGGCATGGTCAAGACGCCGTTTTTCGCCGTCATCATCGGGGTTATCGGCTGCTTCCAGGGGTTCCAGGTGACGGGCAGCGCCGAGTCCGTGGGCAGGCTCACCACGCATTCCGTGGTTGAGGCCATATTTATGGTAATAGTCTGCGACGCCATGTTCGCGCTATTTTTTACAGGGATAGGCGTATGA
- a CDS encoding hypothetical protein (Evidence 5 : No homology to any previously reported sequences) gives MKRGNASCGGKSSPLAENDNVGAGIPAESLPKQKVFLCAAEFASQTIDSPYTVTIYFVKRRLGLYEGKKQVMCTISLGDIKIL, from the coding sequence GTGAAGCGCGGAAACGCTTCATGCGGCGGGAAATCGTCTCCCTTGGCGGAGAATGACAATGTGGGTGCTGGAATACCTGCTGAAAGCCTCCCAAAACAGAAGGTTTTTTTGTGTGCGGCCGAGTTTGCCTCGCAAACGATAGACTCCCCCTATACCGTAACGATTTATTTTGTCAAACGCCGATTAGGCTTGTACGAAGGAAAAAAACAGGTAATGTGTACTATTTCCCTAGGGGACATAAAAATATTGTGA
- a CDS encoding NADH-quinone oxidoreductase subunit yields MGYAMVFDILHFAIILFLVGGTVFALGPLVMGLILTPRAKGGDLGMPYECGMRPLGSAWTNYGVSYYMYALIFIAFDVDVLYLFPVATQYAATDGWGAFIKLCVFLFFLFLALIYFRAKGVFTWQRKIVP; encoded by the coding sequence ATGGGGTATGCCATGGTTTTTGACATCCTGCATTTTGCCATCATCCTTTTCCTGGTCGGCGGGACCGTGTTCGCATTGGGCCCCTTGGTCATGGGACTCATTCTCACGCCCAGGGCCAAAGGCGGCGATCTCGGCATGCCGTACGAGTGCGGCATGCGCCCGCTCGGTTCGGCCTGGACCAACTACGGCGTCAGCTACTACATGTACGCGCTGATCTTCATCGCCTTTGACGTGGACGTGCTCTATCTGTTCCCCGTGGCGACGCAGTACGCCGCGACCGACGGCTGGGGCGCGTTCATCAAATTGTGCGTCTTTTTGTTCTTCCTCTTTCTCGCTCTTATTTATTTCCGCGCCAAGGGAGTGTTTACATGGCAGCGCAAGATTGTCCCGTGA
- the nuoB gene encoding NADH-quinone oxidoreductase subunit B: MAAQDCPVTGSAEFTTGYVDKPVIPLPGPVNKFIDLCRAMSIWPMTFGLACCAIEMMAVGMARFDMARFGAEVFRPSPRQADLMIVAGTVSQKLAPSVVRLYEQLPAPKFVMAMGNCAISGGPFAFKDQYGIVLGVDQIIPVDVYVPGCPPRPEALLEGIFTLQHKLTGKRFWPVADGLDPAAITDAVDVVAANKAAIDKGGKV; encoded by the coding sequence ATGGCAGCGCAAGATTGTCCCGTGACGGGCTCCGCCGAGTTCACCACCGGTTACGTTGACAAGCCCGTTATCCCGCTTCCGGGGCCGGTCAACAAATTCATCGACCTTTGCCGGGCCATGTCCATCTGGCCCATGACGTTCGGTCTGGCCTGTTGCGCCATCGAAATGATGGCCGTCGGCATGGCCAGGTTCGACATGGCGCGGTTCGGCGCGGAAGTGTTCCGCCCCTCCCCCCGCCAGGCGGACCTCATGATCGTGGCGGGCACGGTTTCCCAGAAGCTGGCCCCCTCCGTGGTGCGGCTGTATGAACAGCTGCCCGCGCCCAAGTTCGTCATGGCCATGGGCAACTGCGCCATTTCCGGCGGGCCGTTCGCGTTCAAGGACCAGTACGGCATCGTGCTGGGCGTGGACCAGATCATCCCGGTGGACGTGTACGTCCCCGGCTGTCCCCCGCGCCCCGAGGCGCTGCTTGAAGGGATATTCACCCTGCAGCACAAGCTGACTGGCAAGCGCTTCTGGCCCGTGGCCGACGGCCTGGACCCGGCGGCCATCACCGACGCCGTGGACGTGGTTGCCGCGAACAAGGCCGCCATCGACAAAGGAGGCAAGGTATGA
- a CDS encoding Respiratory-chain NADH dehydrogenase, 30 Kd subunit (modular protein) — MMPAPLQNFDCLFLSKENQAKVGYAALAVVAPEKLLDLAKAFLAGGYHLEDVSGLITSDGAVSMYHFAHFDKPGRASVMAVAPADKPSFPSIASVYQGAEWHERETRDFFGFQYEGNPNFIPLLLADNMVDVHPLLKEDAARAPLHAIFSSEGREREIVKKADGFTLLDVPVKEEAPAEAPAPAEAAPAPKPEAPKAETPKEEPKPEASAGTPGAEAAPAAPAEAPKEAPAAVKAEPEVKPEPAPASKPEPKAEAKPEPKAEKVTASVKKGKVVQGNTDKKGAGK; from the coding sequence ATGATGCCCGCTCCTTTGCAGAATTTCGACTGTCTGTTCCTGTCCAAGGAAAACCAGGCCAAGGTCGGGTACGCGGCTCTCGCCGTGGTTGCGCCGGAAAAGCTGTTGGATCTCGCCAAGGCCTTCCTGGCCGGGGGGTACCACCTGGAAGACGTGTCCGGCCTGATTACTTCCGACGGCGCGGTTTCCATGTACCACTTCGCCCACTTTGACAAGCCGGGCCGGGCCTCCGTCATGGCGGTGGCGCCCGCGGACAAGCCGAGCTTCCCCTCCATCGCGTCCGTCTATCAGGGCGCGGAATGGCACGAGCGCGAAACCCGCGACTTCTTCGGCTTCCAGTACGAAGGCAACCCCAATTTCATTCCCCTGCTCCTGGCCGACAACATGGTCGACGTCCATCCCCTGCTGAAGGAAGACGCGGCGCGCGCGCCGTTGCACGCCATTTTCAGCTCTGAGGGCCGTGAACGCGAGATCGTGAAAAAGGCCGACGGCTTTACGCTGCTGGACGTTCCGGTGAAGGAAGAAGCCCCTGCGGAAGCTCCGGCTCCGGCGGAAGCGGCTCCCGCTCCCAAGCCCGAAGCTCCCAAGGCCGAAACCCCGAAGGAAGAACCCAAGCCTGAGGCGTCTGCTGGAACTCCTGGGGCCGAAGCGGCTCCGGCAGCCCCCGCTGAAGCTCCCAAGGAAGCCCCGGCGGCGGTGAAGGCCGAACCCGAAGTCAAACCGGAACCGGCCCCCGCGTCCAAGCCTGAACCCAAGGCCGAAGCCAAACCGGAACCCAAGGCTGAAAAAGTGACGGCCTCCGTCAAGAAGGGCAAAGTCGTCCAGGGCAATACGGACAAGAAGGGAGCCGGCAAATGA
- the nuoD gene encoding NADH-quinone oxidoreductase subunit D 2, whose protein sequence is MTHNNTLFSEDMKGDFYTCHFQEGQQEDTIILNLGPQHPSTHGVLRILCEMDGEYVLRAEPVLGYLHRMHEKMAEIKFPAQYINNMGRVDYLHPMAWNWAYVGAAEKLMGIEVSERCEFARVIAQELSRVASHLVGWGAWILDLGAFTPILYAFDDREDVLDIIQEMCGSRLTNAYFRVGGVCNDISPRAVKLMREFIPYMRTRIPMYHALVTKNMILRGRIEGVGIIDRDVCNRYGATGPTARGAGINHDTRRAEPHSVYPRLDFKVPVYGECCSMARYKVRLDEIEQSLNIIEQCLDMMPAEGDVLPAKNLKFNTKLPAGEAYFAVEGGRGKIGVWMASDGGKFPYRVKLRAPGFSNLSCFAEVAKGMLLADAIAVLGSLDLVIPEVDR, encoded by the coding sequence ATGACGCACAACAACACCCTTTTCTCCGAAGACATGAAGGGCGATTTCTACACCTGCCACTTCCAGGAAGGCCAGCAGGAAGACACGATCATCCTGAACCTCGGCCCCCAGCACCCCTCCACCCACGGGGTTCTGCGCATCCTCTGCGAAATGGACGGCGAATACGTGCTGCGCGCCGAGCCGGTTCTCGGCTATCTGCACCGCATGCACGAGAAAATGGCGGAAATTAAATTCCCCGCCCAATACATCAACAATATGGGCCGGGTGGACTACCTCCATCCCATGGCCTGGAACTGGGCGTACGTGGGCGCGGCGGAAAAGCTTATGGGCATCGAGGTGTCCGAACGCTGCGAATTCGCCCGGGTCATCGCCCAGGAACTGTCGCGCGTGGCCTCCCACCTGGTGGGCTGGGGTGCGTGGATCCTGGACCTCGGCGCCTTTACCCCCATTCTGTACGCCTTTGACGACCGCGAGGACGTCCTGGACATCATCCAGGAAATGTGCGGCTCGCGCCTGACCAACGCCTATTTCCGCGTGGGGGGCGTCTGCAACGACATCTCCCCCAGGGCGGTCAAACTGATGCGCGAGTTCATCCCGTACATGCGCACGCGTATCCCCATGTACCACGCCCTGGTGACCAAGAACATGATCCTGCGCGGCCGTATCGAGGGCGTGGGGATCATTGACCGCGACGTGTGCAACCGCTACGGCGCGACCGGCCCCACGGCGCGCGGCGCGGGGATCAACCACGACACCCGCCGGGCCGAGCCCCATTCCGTCTACCCCAGGCTGGACTTCAAGGTCCCGGTGTACGGCGAATGCTGCAGCATGGCCCGGTACAAGGTGCGTCTGGACGAAATCGAGCAGAGCCTCAACATCATTGAGCAGTGCCTCGACATGATGCCCGCGGAAGGCGACGTGCTGCCCGCCAAGAACCTGAAGTTCAACACCAAGCTCCCCGCAGGGGAGGCGTACTTCGCGGTGGAGGGCGGCCGGGGCAAGATCGGCGTGTGGATGGCTTCCGACGGCGGCAAGTTCCCGTACCGCGTGAAGCTGCGCGCGCCCGGATTCTCCAACTTGAGTTGTTTCGCGGAAGTCGCCAAGGGCATGCTTTTGGCCGACGCCATTGCCGTTCTCGGCAGCCTTGACCTCGTTATCCCGGAAGTCGACAGGTAG
- the nuoH gene encoding NADH-quinone oxidoreductase subunit H 1, which yields MQEICTFFENLPPLVLNILWLVVALVVIIAFVSVCAIVLVYGERKVAGFVQRRPGPYEVGPQGIIQPVCDAVKLMFKQIVRPTHADPGLFYLAPVLSFFPVLLLFLPIPFGEFLTGLNVNLGILLILAFSGINVIAVLLAGLASNNKYGLLGAARGVSQSVAYEIPLLLSVLAIAMMTGTLSFSEVVAKQGGWPWQWNVFTQPVAFLIFIISAFGETNRAPFDLPEGESELTGGFHTEYSGMGFGLFFLAEYANMVLVCAVATALFLGGYKGPFLDGPWWFMGKVSGLIFLMMWVRWTYPRLRFDQMLNLNWKWLLPLGVLNLLGTAFAMKFFPMVANFFGFGGAA from the coding sequence ATGCAGGAAATATGTACCTTTTTTGAGAACCTCCCCCCGCTGGTCCTGAACATTCTCTGGCTGGTCGTGGCGCTCGTCGTCATCATCGCCTTTGTTTCGGTCTGCGCCATCGTGCTGGTGTACGGGGAGCGGAAAGTCGCGGGCTTTGTCCAGCGCCGCCCCGGCCCCTACGAAGTGGGCCCCCAGGGCATCATCCAGCCCGTGTGCGACGCGGTGAAGCTCATGTTCAAGCAGATAGTGCGGCCCACCCACGCGGACCCGGGCCTGTTCTACCTGGCGCCGGTCCTCTCCTTCTTCCCGGTGCTGCTGCTGTTTTTGCCCATCCCCTTCGGCGAATTCCTGACGGGCCTGAACGTCAACCTCGGCATACTCCTGATCCTGGCGTTCTCCGGCATCAACGTCATCGCCGTGCTGCTGGCGGGCCTTGCCTCCAACAACAAATACGGCCTTTTGGGCGCGGCGCGCGGCGTTTCGCAATCCGTTGCGTATGAAATCCCGCTGCTGCTCTCGGTCCTGGCCATCGCCATGATGACCGGCACGCTCTCTTTCTCCGAGGTCGTGGCCAAGCAGGGCGGCTGGCCCTGGCAGTGGAACGTGTTTACGCAGCCCGTGGCCTTCCTCATTTTCATCATCAGCGCGTTCGGCGAAACGAACCGCGCCCCCTTCGACCTTCCCGAAGGCGAATCCGAACTTACCGGCGGGTTCCACACCGAGTATTCCGGCATGGGTTTCGGCCTCTTCTTCCTGGCCGAATACGCCAACATGGTGCTGGTCTGCGCGGTGGCCACGGCTCTGTTCCTGGGCGGGTACAAAGGCCCGTTCCTGGACGGCCCCTGGTGGTTCATGGGCAAGGTTTCCGGGCTGATCTTCCTTATGATGTGGGTGCGCTGGACCTACCCCCGTTTGCGGTTCGACCAGATGCTCAACCTTAACTGGAAATGGCTCCTGCCGCTCGGCGTGCTGAACCTCCTGGGCACCGCCTTTGCCATGAAGTTCTTTCCGATGGTCGCGAACTTCTTCGGATTCGGGGGTGCGGCATGA
- a CDS encoding 4Fe-4S ferredoxin iron-sulfur binding domain protein, with product MKCLLSVIAYVQDLLLRLWSLVVGLAITLRFFVSRHKTVHYPRKVIEKENTDSFRGPIELVGLPKDPTTPKCISCMLCVQACPSGCITVKKQPAPVMTPEQQKAFDEATARGENPKKPTAPRNPAAYTYDYTYCSLCACCVEACPVDSIRFSHEIYLAGTRRADFNLDLLARLKRTAAKDAAAKAARIERTEAAPAAPKAEKAPAEEATA from the coding sequence ATGAAATGCCTTCTCAGCGTAATCGCCTATGTGCAGGATCTTCTGCTGCGTCTCTGGAGCCTGGTGGTGGGCCTTGCCATCACCTTGCGGTTCTTCGTCTCCCGTCACAAGACGGTGCATTACCCCCGCAAGGTCATTGAAAAGGAAAACACCGATTCCTTCCGCGGCCCCATCGAACTGGTCGGCCTGCCCAAAGACCCCACGACCCCCAAGTGCATCAGCTGCATGCTCTGCGTGCAGGCCTGCCCCAGCGGTTGCATTACCGTGAAAAAGCAGCCCGCGCCGGTCATGACGCCTGAACAGCAAAAAGCGTTCGACGAAGCGACGGCCAGAGGGGAAAACCCCAAAAAGCCCACCGCACCGAGGAACCCGGCGGCGTACACCTACGACTACACGTACTGCTCGCTCTGCGCCTGCTGCGTGGAAGCCTGCCCGGTCGACTCCATCCGGTTCTCCCACGAAATATATCTCGCCGGCACCCGCCGCGCGGATTTCAACCTGGATCTTCTCGCCCGCCTGAAACGCACGGCGGCCAAAGACGCGGCCGCCAAAGCGGCCAGGATAGAGCGGACGGAAGCGGCCCCGGCCGCGCCCAAGGCTGAAAAGGCTCCCGCCGAGGAGGCTACGGCATGA